In Granulicatella elegans, one genomic interval encodes:
- a CDS encoding gluconeogenesis factor YvcK family protein: MIFEVEPQEKKRKKGPKITVIGGGTGLPVLLRNLRKQDANVTAIVTVADDGGSSGVIRDYINVVPPGDIRNCLCALSPMSSLQKDIFQYRFKSDDQFFAGHAIGNLIIAALTEMQGNNIFDAIRLLSRMMSIEGHVYPAAEEPLLLRAEFEDGTIVDGESQLAKHRKKIKHVSVHTYDENRKPIASRDVVEAIMEADMVVIGPGSLYTSILPNLMIEDIGRAVCETQAEVVYICNIMTQLGETEHFTDSDHVRVLHEHLEESFIDTVLVNTESVPDEYLNQQKHEEYLYQVKYDFQGLRDQGCRVISTDFLKLRENGVYHDGQKVIDELFTLLRSVKHD; this comes from the coding sequence GTGATTTTTGAAGTAGAACCTCAAGAAAAAAAGCGAAAGAAAGGACCTAAAATTACCGTTATTGGTGGTGGAACAGGATTACCTGTATTATTAAGAAATTTAAGAAAACAGGATGCAAATGTTACAGCAATTGTAACGGTTGCTGATGATGGAGGAAGTTCAGGCGTTATTCGTGACTATATTAATGTTGTGCCTCCAGGAGATATTCGTAACTGCTTATGTGCATTATCTCCAATGAGTTCTTTGCAAAAAGATATTTTTCAATATCGCTTCAAGTCAGATGATCAATTTTTTGCAGGTCATGCAATTGGGAATTTAATTATTGCTGCCTTAACAGAAATGCAGGGAAATAATATTTTTGATGCCATTCGTCTTCTTTCTAGAATGATGAGTATTGAAGGGCATGTTTATCCTGCTGCAGAAGAACCATTATTGCTAAGAGCAGAATTTGAAGATGGAACGATTGTAGATGGAGAGTCTCAATTAGCCAAGCATCGTAAAAAAATTAAACATGTTAGCGTTCATACTTATGATGAAAATCGTAAACCAATTGCTTCTCGAGATGTTGTAGAAGCCATTATGGAAGCCGATATGGTAGTAATTGGACCGGGAAGTTTATATACAAGTATTTTGCCAAACTTAATGATTGAAGATATTGGACGAGCAGTTTGCGAAACACAGGCAGAAGTGGTGTATATTTGTAATATTATGACGCAACTTGGGGAAACAGAACATTTTACAGATAGTGATCATGTTCGTGTGTTACATGAGCATTTAGAAGAATCTTTTATTGATACAGTATTAGTCAATACGGAGTCTGTTCCAGATGAATATTTAAATCAACAAAAACATGAAGAATATTTATATCAAGTAAAATATGATTTCCAAGGCTTACGTGATCAAGGATGTCGAGTAATCTCGACAGATTTTCTTAAATTAAGAGAAAATGGTGTCTATCACGATGGACAAAAAGTCATTGATGAATTATTTACTTTATTACGAAGTGTCAAACATGATTAA